One window of the Perca flavescens isolate YP-PL-M2 chromosome 5, PFLA_1.0, whole genome shotgun sequence genome contains the following:
- the crybb2 gene encoding beta-crystallin B2 has product MATDHLKPASKQQQPGTSAFKLVIYEQENFQGRCHELTGPCNNLQEAGVEKVGSILVLCGPWVGYEQNNCKGEQYVFEKGEYPRWDSWTNSRRSDTIVAFRPIKVDSQEHKIVLYENPSFAGKKIEIIDDDVPSFHAHGYQEKVSSVRVQSGTWVGYQYPGYRGYQYLFEKGEYKDSTEFGAQIPQIQSVRRIRDMQWHQRGTFHPVN; this is encoded by the exons ATGGCCACAGACCACCTGAAACCTGCAtccaagcagcagcagccaggcaCCAGTGCATTTAAG CTGGTTATCTATGAGCAGGAAAACTTCCAGGGACGCTGCCATGAGCTGACTGGTCCCTGCAACAACCTCCAGGAAGCAGGCGTGGAGAAAGTGGGCTCCATACTGGTGCTGTGTGGACC ATGGGTGGGATACGAGCAGAACAACTGTAAGGGGGAGCAGTATGTGTTTGAGAAGGGGGAGTATCCTCGCTGGGATTCCTGGACCAACAGCAGGCGTAGTGACACCATTGTTGCATTCCGCCCGATTAAAGTG gACAGCCAGGAGCACAAGATTGTCCTTTACGAAAACCCCAGCTTCGCGGGGAAGAAGATAGAAATCATAGATGACGATGTCCCCAGCTTTCATGCGCACGGCTACCAGGAGAAGGTCTCCTCTGTTCGGGTTCAGAGTGGCAC GTGGGTGGGCTATCAGTATCCAGGCTACAGAGGCTATCAGTACCTGTTTGAAAAGGGGGAGTATAAGGACAGCACTGAGTTCGGAGCCCAGATTCCTCAGATCCAGTCGGTTCGGCGCATCAGAGACATGCAGTGGCATCAGAGGGGTACTTTTCACCCCGTCAACTAA